In one window of Syngnathus typhle isolate RoL2023-S1 ecotype Sweden linkage group LG7, RoL_Styp_1.0, whole genome shotgun sequence DNA:
- the tcp11l1 gene encoding T-complex protein 11-like protein 1: MSNEADHIESGADKDTSEQSVTPSPPRGSAPQASPPRIVSAEELMETAKGVTNMVLAHEIMVNQSFQVKPPELPEGSLELKVKEIVHQAFWDYLEAQLNEDPPQYGHVIQQLAEIKETLLSFLLPGHSHLRSQIEAVLDLTLIQQQAEKQALDVGALSNFIIEMMGSLCAPCRDEDVRKLKDITEFVPLLKAILSLLDLMKLDMANFAVSSIRPHLMQQSVEYERNKFQEFLDKQPNALDYTEKWLKDTLENMGQVSSTAASSAPPAILPANVHNQAYLRLLKWEHLSEPFPETMLMDQTRFQEMQQMTEKLVLLSSILLIVYTTTGEAISGLPGLMEMLKNTVHAMLADMHTLSFNLQETLVTTGEKLCMELNQCLTKHGYTTLSTDLKNTLMGQISATTDPDNTVRQLMDSRVQSYLLATLECSQHKTPLPIPGGLAPISKELNELSVRFSCLVNFNKLVFSPFYQKILQKCLSSEGCAGTET; this comes from the exons ATGTCAAATGAGGCTGACCACATCGAGAGTGGAGCAGACAAGGATACTTCTGAGCAGTCCGTGACACCAAGTCCACCCAGAGGAAGCGCTCCACAAG CCAGCCCACCCAGGATTGTGTCTGCGGAAGAATTAATGGAAACAGCAAAAGGAGTCACCAATATGGTTTTGGCCCACGAAATCATGGTTAACCAGTCTTTTCAAGTCAAACCGCCAGAGCTTCCTGAAGGAAG TTTGGAGCTCAAAGTAAAAGAGATCGTTCACCAGGCATTCTGGGATTATCTGGAAGCTCAGTTAAACGAAGATCCACCGCAGTATGGCCATGTTATCCAACAGCTGGCTGAAATTAAAGAG ACGTTGCTATCTTTCTTGCTGCCGGGCCATAGTCACTTGCGGTCCCAAATTGAAGCGGTTCTTGACCTGACTCTAATCCAGCAGCAGGCGGAGAAACAAGCACTGGACGTTGGTGCTCTTTCCAATTTCATTATTGAGATGATGGGATCGCTTTGTGCCCCCTGTAGGGATGAGGATGTCCGTAAACTGAAGGACATCACCGAATTTGTCCCGTTGCTCAA GGCCATATTATCTCTGTTGGACCTGATGAAGTTGGACATGGCTAATTTTGCTGTAAGCTCCATCAGGCCTCATCTGATGCAGCAGTCAGTAGAGTATGAGAGAAACAAGTTCCAGGAGTTTCTGGACAAACAGCCGA ATGCTTTGGACTACACAGAAAAGTGGCTTAAGGACACATTGGAGAACATGGGACAGGTTTCTTCTACTGCtgcctcttctgctcctcctGCCATCCTCCCTGCTAATGTCCATAATCAAGCATATTTGCGACTACTTAAATGGGAACACCTCTCAGAGCCCTTCCCCGAG ACAATGTTGATGGATCAGACTCGATTCCAGGAAATGCAGCAGATGACTGAAAAATTGGTTTTGCTTTCATCGATATTACTCATTGTTTACACCACCACGGGAGAAGCCATTTCAGGCCTTCCGGGTCTCATGGAGATGCTTAAAAACACCGTTCACGCCATGCTTGCTGACATGCACACACT GTCTTTCAATCTTCAAGAGACTCTTGTGACCACTGGGGAGAAACTGTGCATGGAGCTAAATCAATGTTTAACCAAGCATGGCTACACTACATTATCTACCGACCTGAAAAACACTCTGATGGGGCAAATCTCAGCCACCACAGACCCAGACAACACAGTCCGTCAGTTGATGG ACTCTCGGGTTCAGAGCTACCTGCTGGCTACTCTGGAGTGCAGTCAACACAAGACCCCTCTTCCTATACCTGGAGGTCTTGCACCCATCTCCAAGGAGCTAAACGAACTCTCTGTTCGCTTTAGTTGTCTCGTTAATTTCAACAAGCTTGTCTTCTCCCCCTTCTACCAAAAGATTCTCCAAAAGTGCCTCTCATCAGAAGGTTGTGCCGGCACAGAGACATAA
- the LOC133157132 gene encoding LOW QUALITY PROTEIN: DEP domain-containing protein 7-like (The sequence of the model RefSeq protein was modified relative to this genomic sequence to represent the inferred CDS: substituted 4 bases at 4 genomic stop codons), whose protein sequence is MASIKERAAALKLAEKLRIRPQVRGLIVKAPKSPTLGSNLVFHLRSSLKVRRCRVYLVSHNDCFLGSEAVDAVVDYIGSDKSFEGATSCRDKVVNVCQALLDCNVFEAVGTKVFGKDKRKAEFQDSKCALYRFVHEHAPSVEDMEKGVLASSIQKLFLCSPSDGEGEQMSPSGPKGLIPTPVKFSQTSTKVPPLGSPISPSLPMETRVGNFGLTPNRVQTHSDLPQTVVDEVWQEQTLLRLLNLVELPILEGVLQMNQISSCSAPSPPMTHNNPDLIYGSNHLDRQILKAFRDSQEDEWLRAALDCLDFLPDQPVVKLSRELPLLFPQDHQSTEQADDNAPGKYXHKRXQDDCCXVLYDYMCHYIRQPXFNFLALGNKCLSESGKAYCKLLLYGILVGHYSNTDRPPLLPEQMTDVYSAITNLLVNAKLGKALEVLQLCLKLLPPRCRKELCQILTFMTVAADAHEIKLDKEMENRLAVKKSFSRAILNSKALSKEREDLMIVFMLSNVKEIFKIPGALHKEVSDKLAGLVQAKQPDVTGLQISNKTYSGMSKTTTDQELWSLLHFIQLDAKISSKERKHRLRQFYQAHPEIFNKYFGESAVNLL, encoded by the exons ATGGCTTCAATTAAAGAAAGAGCTGCGGCCTTAAAACTTGCTGAGAAACTACGCATTCGTCCTCAAG TTCGAGGATTGATCGTGAAGGCACCCAAGTCTCCTACGTTAGGGAGCAACCTCGTCTTCCACCTCAGGTCTTCTTTGAAAGTAAGGCGTTGTCGAGTTTACCTTGTGTCCCACAACGATTGCTTCCTGGGCTCGGAGGCTGTGGATGCTGTGGTAGACTACATTGGCAGTGATAAATCCTTTGAGG GTGCCACATCATGCCGGGACAAAGTGGTGAATGTGTGCCAAGCTCTGTTGGACTGCAATGTGTTTGAAGCAGTAGGGACTAAAGTGTTTGGCAAAGACAAGAGGAAGGCTGAGTTTCAGGACAGCAAATGCGCACTTTACAG GTTTGTTCATGAGCATGCTCCATCAGTGGAAGACATGGAGAAGGGTGTGCTTGCAAGCAGTATCCAGAAACTCTTCCTTTGCTCTCCCTCAGACGG agaGGGTGAGCAGATGTCTCCCTCTGGGCCAAAAGGTCTAATACCCACGCCTGTCAAATTCTCCCAGACATCCACAAAAGTCCCCCCGTTAGGCAGTCCCATAAGTCCCAGTTTGCCAATGGAGACCAGAGTGGGGAATTTTGGTCTGACTCCCAATAGAGTGCAAACACATTCTGATTTACCACAGACAG TGGTAGATGAGGTATGGCAGGAGCAAACCCTTCTCAGGTTATTAAACCTTGTGGAACTCCCGATATTGGAGGGGGTGCTTCAGATGAACCAGATTTCTTCATGCTCTGCTCCATCACCCCCCATGACTCATAATAACCCTGACCTGATCTACGGCAGCAACCACCTTGACAGACAGATCCTCAAGGCCTTCAGGGACTCTCA AGAAGACGAGTGGCTCCGAGCAGCCCTGGACTGTCTGGACTTCCTCCCTGACCAACCAGTGGTGAAGCTGAGCCGAGAGCTGCCTCTCTTGTTCCCGCAAGATCATCAGAGCACTGAGCAAGCTGATGACAACGCACCAGGGAAGTACTAGCACAAGCGGTGACAGGATGATTGCTGCTGAGTTTTGTATGATTACATGTGCCATTATATACGACAGCCGTGATTTAACTTTCTGGCTCTAGGTAATAAATGCCTCTCCGAAAGTGGCAAAGCTTATTGCAAACTGCTGCTGTATGGTATACTGGTGGGACACTACAGCAACACGGATCGACCTCCACTACTTCCTGAGCAAATGACTGATGTATATTCAGCAATAACCAATCTGCTAG TGAATGCAAAATTGGGCAAAGCACTTGAAGTTCTTCAGCTGTGCTTAAAGCTGCTGCCACCAAGGTGCAGAAAGGAGCTGTGTCAGATCCTTACGTTCATGACGGTGGCTGCTGACGCACATGAAATAAAACTGGACAAGGAG ATGGAAAACAGACTTGCAGTGAAGAAGTCTTTCTCTAGGGCCATCCTGAACAGCAAGGCTCTGTCAAAGGAGAGAGAGGATCTGATGATAGTTTTCATGCTCAGCAACGTGAAGGAGATCTTCAAG ATACCTGGAGCCCTGCACAAAGAAGTGAGCGATAAGCTGGCTGGCCTTGTTCAGGCGAAACAGCCAGATGTCACTG GTTTACAGATCTCCAACAAAACGTACAGTGGCATGAGTAAGACAACCACTGATCAGGAACTCTGGTCTTTGCTTCACTTCATTCAACTGGATGCCAAAATTTCATCCAAGGAGAGGAAACATCGACTTAGACAGTTTTACCAAGCGCACCCTGAGATATTTAATAAGTACTTTGGAGAATCTGCCGTTAATCTGCTGTAG